One genomic region from Anabaena sp. PCC 7108 encodes:
- a CDS encoding AIPR family protein — translation MPKNWIIKVDNYFHANPDCIIATAHVDTFPTDLPLEPNIREPNRKSSTYRQIFDSLTTEPQKFFERHSGIVLCANKVKPSKDKKQLELEVLEAAEGGNDGIINGGHTVLAFDSAKNYKYDLSVARVKITIHIGLEETEAKDIALASNTTSPVDSRSKVNARGDYDFIKSYLAQLELKESRKFRVAYYQNQSGVPKNTHCNVTHLFKLLNCLDRNRYNPEGNTRSKHPAVSNSPSQLSDGERERLTKLLPLLTKAMWIEQRLYEIIQEYISKPKRKGINDLASIDMRKNTLLADSKYSFGFGAPGDLALPIVASYRVFLDKDYNWIVPFEDFAEDFLQQLWDSYFRKYLISEKIAGNTVGAKICRNQEIWDSLYIFAQSYLNQLLVKMVNSAKREELTLTQS, via the coding sequence ATGCCAAAAAACTGGATTATTAAAGTAGATAATTATTTCCATGCTAACCCCGATTGCATTATCGCTACTGCCCATGTAGACACATTCCCCACAGATTTACCTTTAGAACCAAATATCAGAGAACCAAACCGCAAAAGTTCAACATACAGGCAAATCTTTGACTCTCTCACTACTGAACCACAGAAATTCTTTGAGCGTCACAGTGGTATAGTTCTGTGTGCCAATAAAGTTAAACCCAGTAAGGATAAAAAACAACTGGAACTAGAGGTTTTAGAAGCTGCTGAGGGTGGTAACGATGGTATTATTAATGGTGGACACACTGTTTTAGCATTTGATAGTGCGAAAAATTATAAGTATGACCTGAGCGTAGCGCGGGTCAAAATTACTATTCACATTGGATTAGAAGAAACTGAAGCTAAAGATATAGCTTTAGCCTCTAATACTACATCACCAGTAGATTCTCGCTCTAAGGTCAATGCTAGGGGAGATTATGACTTTATCAAAAGTTATTTAGCCCAGTTAGAACTCAAAGAAAGTAGAAAATTTAGAGTAGCTTATTACCAAAACCAAAGCGGTGTTCCTAAAAATACCCATTGTAATGTTACCCATTTGTTCAAGTTACTAAACTGCTTGGATAGAAATAGATACAATCCGGAAGGTAATACGAGAAGTAAGCACCCGGCTGTTAGCAATAGTCCTAGTCAACTTTCTGATGGTGAGAGGGAAAGATTAACCAAACTACTGCCTCTGCTTACTAAAGCTATGTGGATAGAACAAAGGCTGTATGAAATTATTCAAGAATATATCAGCAAACCAAAAAGAAAAGGGATCAATGATTTAGCATCAATTGATATGCGGAAAAATACTCTACTGGCTGACAGTAAATATTCTTTTGGGTTTGGTGCGCCTGGAGATTTGGCGTTACCAATAGTTGCATCTTACAGGGTATTTCTAGATAAAGATTATAACTGGATTGTGCCTTTTGAGGATTTCGCTGAAGATTTTCTTCAACAGTTGTGGGACAGTTATTTCCGTAAGTATTTAATTTCCGAGAAAATTGCTGGTAATACGGTGGGTGCGAAAATCTGTCGTAATCAAGAGATTTGGGATAGTCTGTATATTTTTGCCCAAAGTTATCTGAATCAGCTTTTGGTGAAGATGGTTAATTCTGCTAAACGTGAGGAGTTGACGTTAACGCAAAGTTGA
- a CDS encoding DNA-3-methyladenine glycosylase, with translation MNYAVAIDTLKQADPILAEVIEQVGECRLNQVQQTGDLLSSLCRSIIYQQLSGKAATAIHQRFLQLYTVLTPSDILNTPDDVLREVGISRPKISYLKDLAERFDKLPTIDDLLLMDDENIIKTLTEVKGIGRWTVQMLLMFRLHRWDVLPVDDLGIRNAIHRLYSLPELPNKLTVEQLGENWKPYRTIACWYLWSSLSITKSEKL, from the coding sequence ATGAATTACGCAGTTGCTATTGACACATTAAAACAAGCAGATCCAATTTTAGCAGAAGTAATAGAACAGGTGGGGGAGTGTAGACTCAATCAAGTACAGCAAACAGGGGATTTATTATCTTCACTTTGTCGGTCAATAATTTACCAACAATTATCAGGTAAAGCAGCAACAGCTATTCACCAGAGATTTTTACAACTTTACACTGTTTTAACCCCCAGCGATATTCTCAACACCCCAGATGATGTTTTGCGAGAAGTTGGCATTTCTCGTCCTAAGATTTCATATCTCAAAGACTTAGCAGAACGATTTGATAAATTACCCACCATAGATGATTTACTGTTAATGGATGATGAAAATATCATCAAAACCTTAACTGAAGTTAAGGGAATTGGACGGTGGACAGTGCAGATGTTGCTAATGTTTAGATTACATCGTTGGGATGTTTTACCTGTAGATGACTTGGGTATTCGTAATGCTATCCATCGCCTTTATAGTCTACCAGAACTTCCTAATAAACTAACTGTAGAACAATTAGGAGAAAACTGGAAACCTTACCGCACTATCGCTTGTTGGTATCTGTGGTCTAGCTTATCAATAACTAAATCAGAAAAATTATGA
- a CDS encoding PLP-dependent aminotransferase family protein, with translation MDLAIALDSRLPQPLHQQIYEELRRAILTGRLLPRQKIPSTRSLAKSLGISRTTVTQSYEQLLSEGYLQTIIGSGTYVCAQLPDDLLHSVPVIMDEKQNASPIQLSQQGTRLTKTLFSLQTEVNTTISFRYGRPALKDFPRKLWSKLLSRHCKADLDWLDYATDFQGYLPLRVAIAHYLARARAIKCDREQIIITNGTQQALDLVMRLLVDPGDSIGMEDPGYLSARRVFLSHGVNLLPVPVDASGLMVEKLANSDGERIRMVYVTPSHQFPTGSTLSLPRRLELLLWAQQHNALILEDDYDSEYRYGDRPIPALQGLDQSNCVIYMGTFSKVLFPSLRIGYLVVPPHLVSLFAQVKWLSDRQLPTLEQKVLTEFIADGYLESHIRKMRSLYDQRRQVLVQTLNTHFGEQITIFGENAGIHIMVKFDTHLRDETIIERAETVGVGLMSARSSYLNSWSHEEEKGQGAGGRGQGGRPGQSLDSAPYKRPRRTGLVPPAPCSLSPCFFRSG, from the coding sequence ATGGATTTAGCGATCGCTCTAGATAGTCGTCTACCACAGCCACTTCATCAACAAATCTACGAAGAATTACGACGGGCAATTTTGACTGGGCGGTTACTACCACGCCAAAAAATTCCCTCCACGCGATCGCTGGCCAAATCTCTAGGCATTTCCCGGACAACGGTAACACAGAGTTATGAACAACTTTTAAGTGAAGGCTATTTGCAAACAATTATTGGTTCTGGTACTTATGTCTGCGCTCAACTACCCGATGACCTGCTGCATTCTGTGCCTGTGATTATGGATGAAAAACAGAATGCTTCCCCTATTCAGCTTTCACAGCAAGGAACTCGCTTAACCAAGACCCTATTCTCATTACAGACAGAAGTGAACACTACCATCAGCTTTCGCTATGGAAGACCTGCACTGAAGGATTTTCCGAGAAAACTGTGGTCTAAGTTGTTGTCACGGCACTGCAAGGCTGATTTAGACTGGTTGGACTATGCGACGGATTTTCAAGGATATCTGCCCCTAAGAGTAGCGATCGCTCATTACTTAGCACGGGCAAGGGCTATAAAGTGCGATCGCGAACAAATTATTATCACCAATGGGACTCAACAAGCTTTGGATTTAGTGATGCGGTTGTTGGTTGATCCGGGTGATAGCATCGGGATGGAAGACCCTGGATATTTGAGCGCCCGTCGGGTGTTTCTCAGTCATGGTGTAAATTTGTTACCTGTGCCTGTAGATGCCTCTGGTTTGATGGTAGAAAAATTGGCAAACAGTGATGGAGAAAGAATTCGCATGGTCTATGTCACTCCTTCCCATCAGTTTCCTACTGGATCTACTCTATCTCTACCCCGACGTTTGGAGTTGCTCTTATGGGCGCAACAGCATAATGCTTTGATTTTAGAAGATGATTACGATAGCGAGTATCGTTATGGCGACCGCCCTATTCCTGCGCTCCAAGGATTAGACCAGAGCAATTGTGTGATTTATATGGGTACTTTTTCTAAGGTTTTGTTCCCTTCGCTGCGAATAGGTTATTTGGTTGTACCACCACATTTAGTATCGCTGTTTGCTCAGGTGAAGTGGTTGAGTGATCGGCAATTACCAACTTTAGAACAAAAGGTATTAACAGAATTTATTGCTGATGGATATTTGGAAAGTCATATTCGGAAAATGCGCTCTCTATATGACCAACGTCGTCAAGTGCTGGTACAAACATTAAATACACATTTTGGCGAACAAATTACTATTTTTGGTGAGAATGCAGGTATTCATATTATGGTGAAATTTGACACTCATTTGCGTGATGAAACCATAATTGAGCGTGCGGAAACGGTGGGAGTGGGTTTGATGTCTGCTCGTTCTTCTTATCTCAATTCGTGGAGTCACGAAGAGGAAAAGGGGCAGGGGGCAGGGGGCAGGGGGCAAGGGGGAAGACCGGGACAGAGCTTGGACTCTGCCCCGTATAAGCGTCCTAGAAGGACGGGGCTTGTTCCCCCCGCTCCCTGCTCCCTTTCCCCCTGCTTCTTCCGGTCAGGGTGA
- a CDS encoding transposase — translation MFDILALLQCLLPEIKVTTMRQLSQIITAMLAMSGRVTMLGISRWTLSGGSYRTVIRFFRTVIPWTTVFWVFFRRHLFCPNDVYL, via the coding sequence ATGTTTGACATACTAGCACTGTTGCAATGCCTACTACCAGAAATAAAAGTGACGACGATGCGGCAGTTAAGCCAGATCATCACGGCCATGTTAGCCATGAGCGGGCGAGTCACAATGTTGGGAATATCGCGTTGGACGCTTAGTGGTGGTAGTTATCGGACGGTAATCAGATTTTTTCGTACAGTCATACCGTGGACAACGGTGTTCTGGGTGTTTTTTCGGCGGCATTTGTTCTGCCCAAATGATGTTTATTTGTT